The following coding sequences are from one Diospyros lotus cultivar Yz01 chromosome 7, ASM1463336v1, whole genome shotgun sequence window:
- the LOC127805948 gene encoding uncharacterized protein LOC127805948 — protein sequence MAESTSGQDAKAPNLLERTKEEIEATLHAKKLHHHRKESRVDIDENTPIEDVKGPNVFERVQEEIEAIVQTIHPKKEAKNHGPPLSESEKRQHGTLKAESKPENPDSVSQERDAKSRNLIERAKEELDAMMHKKKPPHRHHKETHGMSNDIDEHTAISEIKGPNAFERAKEEIEALVETIHRKKESRK from the exons ATGGCGGAATCCACATCAG GTCAAGATGCAAAGGCGCCTAATCTGCTTGAAAGAACGAAGGAAGAGATTGAAGCGACACTCCACGCAAAGAAATTGCATCACCATCGCAAGGAAAGTCGCGTAGACATCGACGAGAATACCCCAATCGAGGACGTGAAAGGTCCCAATGTGTTTGAGAGGGTGCAGGAAGAGATTGAGGCAATTGTTCAAACTATTCATCCGAAGAAAGAAGCAAAGAATCATGGCCCTCCTTTGAGCGAATCTGAGAAAAG GCAGCATGGAACTCTAAAGGCAGAGTCAAAGCCAGAGAACCCAGATTCCGTTTCTCAAG AAAGGGATGCAAAGTCACGCAATCTAATAGAAAGAGCTAAGGAAGAACTTGATGCGATGATGCACAAGAAGAAGCCGCCTCACCGCCATCACAAAGAAACTCATGGAATGAGTAATGACATTGATGAGCACACTGCAATAAGTGAAATTAAAGGCCCAAATGCGTTTGAAAgagcaaaagaagaaattgaggCCCTTGTTGAAACCATTCATAGAAAGAAGGAATCCCGCAAATGA
- the LOC127805640 gene encoding secreted RxLR effector protein 161-like, with translation MENVPYANAIGTIMYAMISTKPDLAYAISSLSRFMSNSVKSRWDALKYLLRYINGFVNVGLSYKKRFSTLDLIGYVDFDFAGERDTRKSTTALFFTLGGNWISWKSQLQPLVALYSTEAEYVAVTNVVKEAVWLQGPHEQGGGVFK, from the coding sequence atggaaaatgttCCGTATGCTAATGCAATTGGAACTATTATGTATGCCATGATTAGTACAAAACCTGATCTAGCCTATGCTATCTCATCCCTTAGCAGATTCATGTCAAATTCAGTTAAATCTCGTTGGGATGCTCTGAAATATctattaagatatataaatggCTTTGTAAATGTTGGACTTAGCTACAAGAAAAGATTTTCTACTCTTGATCTTATTGGGTATGTAGACTTTGACTTTGCAGGTGAAAGAGATACTCGAAAGTCTACCACTGCTCTGTTTTTCACCTTGGGTGGAAATTGGATCAGCTGGAAATCACAACTGCAGCCCCTGGTTGCGCTGTATTCCACTGAGGCTGAGTATGTAGCAGTAACTAATGTTGTTAAAGAAGCAGTCTGGCTCCAAGGTCCACATGAGCAAGGTGGTGGTGTATTCAAATAG
- the LOC127805810 gene encoding NAD(P)H-quinone oxidoreductase subunit S, chloroplastic yields MASTSSSSFTLQALRAPLLHKSHFLGQTHVSPNGSVASPSPIRRSTLKTTAKFNLYEIMGGRGLCNGEQGIQQELQKTVVEETPSAESTSPSPPPLPSPLIAGEDAFEKELLGLTGGFPGGEKGLEKFIQENPPPEKKRSSESAAGFLMAGEKPRPPQLPLLMPGMIAIVKNPNNPYYMYCGIVQRITDGKAGVLFEGGNWDRLISFRLEELERREKGPPMVNPRSAVLEAALPEEK; encoded by the coding sequence atggcttctacttcttcttcttctttcactcTTCAAGCCCTACGAGCCCCTCTCCTTCACAAATCCCACTTTCTCGGCCAAACCCACGTCTCCCCAAATGGCAGTGTCGCCTCGCCTTCACCAATTCGCCGGAGCACTCTCAAAACAACCGCGAAATTCAACCTCTACGAGATCATGGGAGGCCGAGGTCTATGCAATGGCGAACAAGGCATCCAACAAGAGCTCCAAAAGACCGTCGTCGAAGAAACCCCATCAGCCGAATCTACGTCACCTTCTCCGCCGCCGCTGCCGTCGCCGTTAATCGCAGGAGAAGACGCATTCGAGAAGGAGTTGCTGGGCCTGACCGGCGGATTCCCCGGCGGCGAGAAGGGCCTCGAGAAATTCATCCAAGAAAACCCGCCGCCGGAGAAGAAGAGATCCTCGGAATCAGCGGCGGGATTCTTGATGGCCGGCGAGAAGCCGAGGCCGCCGCAGCTGCCGCTGCTGATGCCGGGGATGATCGCGATTGTGAAGAATCCGAACAACCCATACTACATGTACTGCGGGATTGTGCAGAGAATTACGGATGGGAAGGCCGGCGTGCTGTTTGAGGGAGGGAATTGGGATCGATTGATTAGCTTCAGGCTTGAGGAGCTGGAGCGGCGGGAGAAGGGGCCTCCAATGGTGAACCCTAGATCTGCTGTCCTGGAAGCAGCTTTGCCTGAAGAAAAGTGA
- the LOC127806570 gene encoding IQ domain-containing protein IQM1 isoform X1 — translation MGLSLSLLPSGWEEIVHRWLLGTVRSAVNVGGREMAMDSDNDDKKPYDQGHGFQKRSGKNSINLSNCQPVKVMLQTSLSFKSLVRETICSPADRNANKSGVLPSPEIMFSPRPVTELDAAAVKLQKVYKSYRTRRNLADCAVVVEELWWKALDFAALKRSSVSFFDGEKHETAVSRWARARTRVARVGKGLSKDDKAQKLALRHWLEAVRPLSLSLSIYIYICVCVCVCVCIPKFSLTFFRFGVQIDPRHRYGHNLHLYYDVWFESESTQPFFYWLDIGEGKEINLEACPRINLYRQCIKYLGPKERESYEVVVEDGTLVYKQSGLLVETTEGSKWIFVLSTSRNLYVGQKKKGLFQHSSFLAGGATTAAGRMVAHQGVLEAIWPYSGHYHPTEENFREFISFLEEHHVNLTNVKRCAVDDDSISFMVSTEESEPKPSRSLSTNAQPEGAAISAAEEAANTADPHEDGRADDAANAQASSQFDLSKRLSCKWTTGTGPRISCVRDYPTELQSRALEQVNLSPRLIAGPFGNYGPIPSPRPSPKVRLSPRLSCMGLPSPTVRDRQAQMV, via the exons ATGGGATTATCCCTGTCTTTACTTCCATCCGGCTGGGAAGAAATCGTTCACCGCTGGCTTCTGGGCACAGTGCGGTCCGCCGTCAACGTCGGAGGCCGGGAAATGGCCATGGATTCAGACAACGATGACAAGAAGCCTTATGATCAAGGCCATGGGTTTCAGAAGAGAAGCGGAAAGAATTCCATAAACTTGAGCAACTGCCAACCCGTGAAGGTGATGCTTCAGACCTCGCTTTCGTTCAAGAGTTTGGTTCGGGAGACGATATGTTCTCCGGCCGATCGCAATGCTAATAAGTCGGGAGTGCTGCCGTCTCCGGAGATCATGTTTTCCCCGCGGCCGGTGACTGAGCTGGATGCCGCCGCCGTTAAGCTCCAGAAAGTTTACAAGAGCTACCGTACCCGGAGAAACCTCGCCGATTGTGCGGTGGTGGTCGAAGAGCTCTG GTGGAAAGCTCTGGATTTTGCCGCTCTGAAGAGGAGCTCCGTCTCATTCTTCGACGGAGAGAAGCACGAAACTGCAGTTTCTCGATGGGCTAGAGCGAGGACGAGAGTTGCAAGG GTGGGAAAGGGATTGTCCAAGGACGACAAGGCCCAAAAACTAGCCCTTCGACATTGGCTCGAAGCTGTAaggcccctctctctctctctctctatatatatatatatatgtgtgtgtgtgtgtgtgtgtgtgtgtatacccAAATTTTCTCTGACTTTCTTTCGTTTTGGAGTACAGATTGATCCAAGGCATCGATACGGGCACAATTTACATCTGTACTATGATGTCTGGTTTGAAAGCGAGAGCACACAGCCTTTCTTCTACTG GTTGGACATCGGCGAGGGCAAGGAAATCAACCTCGAGGCCTGTCCGAGGATCAACCTCTATCGCCAATGCATCAAGTACTTGGGCCCA AAAGAAAGGGAATCTTATGAAGTGGTTGTTGAAGATGGGACGCTTGTTTACAAACAAAGTGGTCTGTTGGTGGAAACCACTGAGGGTTCGAAGTGGATTTTTGTGCTGAGCACATCAAGGAATCTGTATGTGGGGCAGAAAAAGAAGGGTCTCTTCCAGCACTCAAGTTTTCTTGCCGGCGGCGCCACCACTGCCGCCGGAAGAATGGTCGCCCATCAGGGCGTTCTCGAG GCTATATGGCCATACAGTGGACACTACCACCCAACAGAAGAGAACTTCCGGGAATTCATTAGCTTCCTCGAGGAGCATCATGTGAATCTCACCAATGTTAAG AGATGTGCAGTAGACGATGACTCCATTTCCTTCATGGTTTCCACCGAGGAGTCGGAACCAAAGCCATCAAGAAGTCTCAGTACAAATGCACAACCAGAAGGGGCAGCCATTTCAGCTGCCGAGGAAGCAGCTAACACAGCTGATCCTCACGAAGACGGGAGAGCTGATGACGCTGCCAATGCACAAGCTTCGTCACAGTTCGATTTGTCCAAGCGCCTGTCGTGTAAGTGGACGACAGGAACCGGTCCTCGGATTAGCTGTGTGCGGGACTACCCGACAGAGCTACAGTCCCGAGCACTGGAACAAGTTAACCTATCACCGCGACTGATTGCCGGACCCTTCGGCAATTACGGTCCAATCCCTTCTCCACGGCCGAGTCCTAAGGTCCGGCTGTCTCCTAGGTTATCTTGCATGGGGCTCCCGAGCCCCACCGTCAGAGACCGCCAAGCACAAATGGTCTAA
- the LOC127806570 gene encoding IQ domain-containing protein IQM1 isoform X2: protein MGLSLSLLPSGWEEIVHRWLLGTVRSAVNVGGREMAMDSDNDDKKPYDQGHGFQKRSGKNSINLSNCQPVKVMLQTSLSFKSLVRETICSPADRNANKSGVLPSPEIMFSPRPVTELDAAAVKLQKVYKSYRTRRNLADCAVVVEELWWKALDFAALKRSSVSFFDGEKHETAVSRWARARTRVARVGKGLSKDDKAQKLALRHWLEAIDPRHRYGHNLHLYYDVWFESESTQPFFYWLDIGEGKEINLEACPRINLYRQCIKYLGPKERESYEVVVEDGTLVYKQSGLLVETTEGSKWIFVLSTSRNLYVGQKKKGLFQHSSFLAGGATTAAGRMVAHQGVLEAIWPYSGHYHPTEENFREFISFLEEHHVNLTNVKRCAVDDDSISFMVSTEESEPKPSRSLSTNAQPEGAAISAAEEAANTADPHEDGRADDAANAQASSQFDLSKRLSCKWTTGTGPRISCVRDYPTELQSRALEQVNLSPRLIAGPFGNYGPIPSPRPSPKVRLSPRLSCMGLPSPTVRDRQAQMV, encoded by the exons ATGGGATTATCCCTGTCTTTACTTCCATCCGGCTGGGAAGAAATCGTTCACCGCTGGCTTCTGGGCACAGTGCGGTCCGCCGTCAACGTCGGAGGCCGGGAAATGGCCATGGATTCAGACAACGATGACAAGAAGCCTTATGATCAAGGCCATGGGTTTCAGAAGAGAAGCGGAAAGAATTCCATAAACTTGAGCAACTGCCAACCCGTGAAGGTGATGCTTCAGACCTCGCTTTCGTTCAAGAGTTTGGTTCGGGAGACGATATGTTCTCCGGCCGATCGCAATGCTAATAAGTCGGGAGTGCTGCCGTCTCCGGAGATCATGTTTTCCCCGCGGCCGGTGACTGAGCTGGATGCCGCCGCCGTTAAGCTCCAGAAAGTTTACAAGAGCTACCGTACCCGGAGAAACCTCGCCGATTGTGCGGTGGTGGTCGAAGAGCTCTG GTGGAAAGCTCTGGATTTTGCCGCTCTGAAGAGGAGCTCCGTCTCATTCTTCGACGGAGAGAAGCACGAAACTGCAGTTTCTCGATGGGCTAGAGCGAGGACGAGAGTTGCAAGG GTGGGAAAGGGATTGTCCAAGGACGACAAGGCCCAAAAACTAGCCCTTCGACATTGGCTCGAAGCT ATTGATCCAAGGCATCGATACGGGCACAATTTACATCTGTACTATGATGTCTGGTTTGAAAGCGAGAGCACACAGCCTTTCTTCTACTG GTTGGACATCGGCGAGGGCAAGGAAATCAACCTCGAGGCCTGTCCGAGGATCAACCTCTATCGCCAATGCATCAAGTACTTGGGCCCA AAAGAAAGGGAATCTTATGAAGTGGTTGTTGAAGATGGGACGCTTGTTTACAAACAAAGTGGTCTGTTGGTGGAAACCACTGAGGGTTCGAAGTGGATTTTTGTGCTGAGCACATCAAGGAATCTGTATGTGGGGCAGAAAAAGAAGGGTCTCTTCCAGCACTCAAGTTTTCTTGCCGGCGGCGCCACCACTGCCGCCGGAAGAATGGTCGCCCATCAGGGCGTTCTCGAG GCTATATGGCCATACAGTGGACACTACCACCCAACAGAAGAGAACTTCCGGGAATTCATTAGCTTCCTCGAGGAGCATCATGTGAATCTCACCAATGTTAAG AGATGTGCAGTAGACGATGACTCCATTTCCTTCATGGTTTCCACCGAGGAGTCGGAACCAAAGCCATCAAGAAGTCTCAGTACAAATGCACAACCAGAAGGGGCAGCCATTTCAGCTGCCGAGGAAGCAGCTAACACAGCTGATCCTCACGAAGACGGGAGAGCTGATGACGCTGCCAATGCACAAGCTTCGTCACAGTTCGATTTGTCCAAGCGCCTGTCGTGTAAGTGGACGACAGGAACCGGTCCTCGGATTAGCTGTGTGCGGGACTACCCGACAGAGCTACAGTCCCGAGCACTGGAACAAGTTAACCTATCACCGCGACTGATTGCCGGACCCTTCGGCAATTACGGTCCAATCCCTTCTCCACGGCCGAGTCCTAAGGTCCGGCTGTCTCCTAGGTTATCTTGCATGGGGCTCCCGAGCCCCACCGTCAGAGACCGCCAAGCACAAATGGTCTAA